In Blastopirellula sp. J2-11, a single genomic region encodes these proteins:
- a CDS encoding FAD-dependent monooxygenase, giving the protein MQVAILGGGVAGLASAIALKQLGMDVVVYERRAEIANLGAGIVCWPNACFVLSEFGLLDEVRSCSQSIFAMRRVSQQGEALGTLDVRLLSEQMQYPSRAILRADLMRILQRQAMELEIPIRFEHAVVEISTAADDLISVRFDNGLQIQADLVLGAEGRMKSIARQFVLGENRPNYQRFVNWLGIYEGPISSDAQTSVSDFWGVGARFGFVPVAADKAYWAGGLAVPSVTTSGGIDPWEEVATLFADWPDPIPQWIAASDQASIRKIFVHDLDPINQWSRDAVLLIGDAAHAALPTSGQGACQALEDAWHLAKAIERNAASISAALDDFCERRIGKTQNITMAARGLADSLFHCDAQACRERNRRSQQSDYRSVALGIAEFWSEGLPIGVAPSSSPAP; this is encoded by the coding sequence TTGCAGGTTGCAATCTTGGGCGGAGGAGTCGCCGGGTTGGCGTCGGCGATTGCCTTAAAGCAGTTGGGGATGGATGTCGTCGTTTACGAACGTCGAGCGGAAATTGCCAATCTTGGCGCTGGGATCGTCTGTTGGCCGAACGCTTGTTTTGTGCTGTCCGAATTTGGATTGTTGGACGAAGTGCGAAGCTGCTCGCAATCGATTTTCGCAATGCGCCGCGTTTCTCAGCAGGGCGAAGCTCTGGGAACGCTTGATGTTCGTCTGCTTAGCGAGCAGATGCAGTATCCGAGTCGGGCGATCTTGCGAGCCGATCTGATGCGGATTTTGCAGCGACAAGCAATGGAGTTGGAAATACCGATTCGCTTTGAGCACGCAGTGGTCGAAATCTCGACAGCGGCGGATGATCTGATTTCGGTCCGCTTCGACAATGGACTGCAGATTCAAGCCGACCTGGTGCTGGGCGCCGAGGGAAGAATGAAGTCGATCGCTCGACAATTTGTGCTGGGCGAAAACCGGCCCAACTATCAACGATTCGTCAATTGGTTGGGCATCTACGAGGGGCCGATCTCCAGCGATGCGCAAACGAGCGTCAGCGACTTTTGGGGAGTTGGCGCACGGTTTGGATTTGTACCGGTCGCCGCCGACAAAGCGTATTGGGCGGGAGGTCTCGCCGTTCCGTCCGTGACAACGTCGGGAGGGATCGATCCTTGGGAAGAGGTTGCGACGTTGTTCGCAGATTGGCCCGATCCGATTCCGCAGTGGATCGCTGCGTCGGATCAAGCGAGCATTCGTAAGATCTTCGTCCACGATCTTGATCCAATCAACCAATGGAGTCGCGACGCCGTGTTGCTGATCGGCGACGCCGCCCATGCCGCATTGCCGACATCAGGGCAAGGCGCTTGTCAGGCGCTGGAAGACGCGTGGCATTTGGCGAAAGCCATCGAGCGCAACGCCGCTTCGATCTCCGCCGCATTGGACGATTTTTGCGAACGGCGAATCGGCAAAACTCAGAACATCACCATGGCTGCCCGCGGACTGGCCGACAGCCTATTTCACTGCGACGCCCAGGCATGCCGCGAGAGAAATCGCCGCAGTCAACAATCGGACTATCGGTCTGTTGCGCTGGGGATCGCCGAGTTCTGGAGTGAGGGATTGCCCATTGGCGTCGCTCCCTCTTCGTCGCCAGCACCATAG
- a CDS encoding DinB family protein, translated as MSDTSLLLMLDEVRGMTLRHLEDISDAESRWTPPGLANSILWHAGHCYVVVERLTMEPLGREPIAPPGWIELFGWDSQPGETPADAFPALAEVVTQLQLQHARLRGMLAELSEEDLSQPLPQRPEHTARHRILHGFQDEAAHKGEIWLLRKMWAKRA; from the coding sequence ATGTCCGACACCTCGCTACTGCTCATGCTGGACGAAGTGCGCGGCATGACGCTGCGTCATTTGGAAGATATTTCGGACGCCGAATCGCGCTGGACTCCGCCGGGCTTGGCGAACTCGATTTTGTGGCATGCCGGGCACTGCTACGTCGTCGTCGAACGTTTGACGATGGAGCCGCTAGGTCGCGAGCCAATCGCGCCGCCAGGCTGGATCGAATTGTTTGGCTGGGACAGCCAGCCTGGTGAAACGCCTGCCGACGCGTTTCCCGCATTGGCCGAAGTCGTGACGCAATTGCAGTTGCAGCATGCACGGCTGCGCGGCATGTTGGCCGAGTTGAGTGAAGAAGATCTATCGCAACCGCTGCCGCAGCGCCCCGAGCACACCGCGCGGCACAGGATCTTGCATGGCTTTCAGGACGAAGCGGCGCACAAAGGAGAGATCTGGCTGCTGCGGAAAATGTGGGCGAAGCGGGCGTAA
- a CDS encoding DUF1883 domain-containing protein encodes MATTQAQQFLHYDLGNCVKGSSVEVTLSSAANVQLMDAANFVAYRDGAPYRYYGGHVTKSPFLLRVPHDAQWHVAIDLGGAAGHVTASVRVL; translated from the coding sequence ATGGCCACGACGCAAGCACAGCAGTTTTTGCACTATGACTTGGGCAATTGCGTAAAGGGGAGCTCAGTCGAAGTCACACTTAGCAGCGCTGCAAATGTTCAACTTATGGACGCCGCTAACTTTGTGGCCTATCGGGATGGCGCGCCCTATCGTTACTACGGAGGGCATGTCACGAAAAGTCCGTTTCTGCTTCGTGTTCCTCACGACGCGCAATGGCATGTTGCGATCGATTTGGGGGGAGCAGCAGGCCATGTAACGGCATCTGTCCGCGTTCTCTAA